A single region of the Syngnathoides biaculeatus isolate LvHL_M chromosome 17, ASM1980259v1, whole genome shotgun sequence genome encodes:
- the phf24 gene encoding PHD finger protein 24 — MGVLMSKKQQVDKVQRCTAVVSAFQSGIKDRAALAKQAEGEAEDGDVLAKTSTVTEEKNTEEGEGGETESGSGLSAAQQASASVNQEAWSRLRDGKGVEPEDLEKSHQLTPPAYVRPKREADDDQPLEVELAKKEQPPSDEMCDVCEVWTADDLYPCRICTRVFHDGCLRELGYLRAEALQEMRDTAHTVPGWSCYYCDNLNLMLTEEEMYSLMETFKQCKIIPESCLVSDELLQYHHFVSKQQFDKDLTDEQEEEVLAQFGALDPEKKGHIEWSDFLYFESLAVLRKFRTENSLVRLLTGKERDAARLVFLGLDLDEDGLITRAECRHAQQSWFNKLSKDSQSCNVRLMGLCAPMNCGISHVGPICESSPTSSGSEHSKTDDIRPVSWADFLRESSIYILAARPNSSAMHIRLPL; from the exons ATGGGTGTACTCATGTCAAAGAAGCAGCAGGTGGACAAGGTGCAAAGGTGCACCGCTGTGGTCTCAGCCTTCCAGTCAGGCATCAAGGACCGAGCAGCACTTGCCAAGCAGGCGGAGGGAGAGGCGGAGGACGGTGACGTGCTGGCAAAAACCTCAACCGTAACTGAGGAGAAGAACACCGAGGAAGGAGAAGGTGGGGAAACGGAAAGTGGCAGCGGTCTGTCCGCCGCCCAGCAGGCCTCGGCCTCGGTCAACCAAGAGGCCTGGTCCAGGTTACGAGACGGGAAAGGAGTGGAGCCTGAAGATCTGGAAAAGAGTCATCAGCTTACACCGCCTGCTTATGTGCGGCCCAAAAGGGAAGCAGATGACGATCAGCCTTTAGAAGTGGAGCTGGCAAAAAAAGAGCAG CCGCCTAGTGATGAGATGTGTGACGTATGTGAGGTCTGGACCGCCGACGACCTTTACCCGTGCAGGATCTGCACTCGAGTGTTCCATGATGGCTGCCTGAGGGAGTTGGGCTACCTGCGCGCTGAAGCCTTGCAGGAAATGAGAGACACCGCTCACACAGTTCCTGGCTGGAGTTGCTACTATTGT GACAATTTGAATTTAATGCTTACGGAGGAAGAAATGTACAGCCTTATGGAGACCTTTAAGCAGTGTAAGATCATTCCAG AGTCGTGCCTGGTGTCAGACGAGTTGCTGCAGTACCATCACTTTGTATCCAAGCAGCAGTTCGATAAGGACCTGACCGATGAGCAGGAGGAAGAAGTCCTTGCTCAGTTTGGGGCCCTGGACCCTGAGAAGAAGGGTCACATTGAGTGGTCCGACTTTCTCTACTTTGAATCATTGGCAGTTTTGAGAAAGTTTCGCACCGAG AATTCACTTGTGCGCCTGCTGACCGGGAAGGAACGAGACGCTGCTCGGTTGGTTTTCCTGGGTCTAGATTTGGATGAGGATGGCTTGATCACAAGGGCAGAATGTCGCCACGCCCAGCAGTCCTGGTTCAATAAACTCAGCAAAGACTCGCAGTCCTGCAATGTGAG ACTCATGGGACTCTGCGCTCCCATGAATTGCGG TATAAGCCATGTTGGTCCCATTTGTGAGAGCAGTCCAACCAGCTCTGGCAGTGAACACAGCAAGACTGATGACATTCG GCCAGTCTCGTGGGCGGACTTTCTAAGGGAGAGTTCCATCTACATCTTGGCTGCACGTCCCAATAGTTCGGCCATGCACATCCGTCTTCCCCTATAG